One stretch of Fervidobacterium thailandense DNA includes these proteins:
- the cas2 gene encoding CRISPR-associated endonuclease Cas2, with product MMYVISYDITDDKRRQRLAKYLESYGVRVQYSVFETELNEQQLNSLIKGIKKKIKLSEDTVRIYPIQKDLRDRIVTIGIDKGRFYDSEFYIIG from the coding sequence ATGATGTATGTCATTAGCTATGACATTACAGACGACAAACGGCGACAGCGTTTGGCAAAGTACCTCGAAAGTTACGGTGTGCGAGTTCAGTACAGTGTTTTTGAGACAGAGCTCAACGAGCAGCAACTTAATTCACTCATAAAGGGTATCAAAAAGAAGATAAAGCTTTCCGAGGATACGGTGCGGATATACCCGATTCAGAAAGACTTGCGTGATAGGATAGTCACGATCGGTATTGACAAAGGTCGTTTTTACGACAGCGAATTTTATATCATCGGTTGA